The following coding sequences lie in one Sedimentibacter sp. MB35-C1 genomic window:
- a CDS encoding MarR family winged helix-turn-helix transcriptional regulator: MSNHDTLNEILVRLFADVLDIEEKCLKVGDFSDLSISEMHVIDNIGMGRERTMSDTAKDLRITSGTLTTAVDNLIKKGYVVRERSIEDRRVVKIKLTDKGIAAYKSHENFHKDLVISALQQLDSKEEELLIKVLSNIDIFFHNKYKF; encoded by the coding sequence ATGAGCAATCATGATACTCTGAATGAAATACTTGTTAGGCTTTTTGCAGATGTTCTGGATATAGAAGAAAAATGCTTAAAAGTCGGTGATTTTTCAGATCTATCAATATCTGAAATGCATGTCATTGATAACATAGGCATGGGCAGGGAAAGGACTATGTCGGATACTGCCAAGGATTTAAGAATTACATCGGGAACACTTACGACTGCTGTAGATAACCTTATTAAGAAAGGTTATGTAGTCAGAGAACGGTCGATAGAAGACAGAAGAGTGGTTAAAATTAAACTGACCGATAAGGGAATTGCCGCATACAAATCACATGAGAATTTCCACAAGGATTTGGTTATTAGCGCTCTACAGCAGCTTGACAGCAAGGAAGAAGAGCTTTTAATAAAGGTTTTATCCAACATAGATATATTTTTCCACAATAAATACAAGTTTTAG
- a CDS encoding DegV family protein gives MGIRIVIDSTSDVTEDIIKKHNIKMVPLTVNFGEESYMDKIELSSTEFFKKLVNAEKLPTTSQVSPGTFVETFSEILLEGDQVLGIFLAPELSGTYDSARIAKNMIGSDNIRIIDSKSVCLGAFALILEAIELVEQGRQIDEIVEELEKAKEKIVAVAGLDTLKYLEKGGRLSKGQAVVGSLLNIKPMLEIKDGKLAVIEKVRGKNKTIKWFDEWIEKNEFDLSDKTLLLFYAQNYDQLKILRETLESKYKIKNIIEQEVGAVIGTHSGPGVLGLGFLNK, from the coding sequence ATGGGTATTAGAATAGTTATAGACAGTACTTCAGATGTTACAGAGGATATTATTAAAAAACATAATATAAAAATGGTTCCTTTGACTGTAAATTTTGGAGAGGAATCATATATGGACAAAATTGAACTAAGTTCTACGGAGTTTTTTAAAAAATTAGTTAATGCCGAGAAGCTCCCTACAACTTCTCAGGTTTCTCCCGGAACTTTCGTGGAAACTTTCAGTGAAATACTTCTTGAAGGGGATCAGGTTTTAGGAATATTTCTTGCTCCTGAATTAAGCGGAACATATGATTCTGCGCGAATAGCAAAAAACATGATAGGCAGTGATAACATACGGATTATAGATTCAAAAAGCGTGTGTCTTGGAGCTTTTGCCTTAATATTGGAAGCAATAGAATTAGTTGAGCAGGGTAGACAAATTGACGAAATAGTAGAAGAGTTGGAAAAAGCAAAAGAAAAGATAGTTGCTGTGGCTGGGCTTGATACGCTGAAGTATCTTGAAAAGGGAGGAAGGCTTTCAAAGGGGCAGGCAGTAGTAGGGTCGCTGCTGAATATTAAGCCCATGCTTGAAATCAAGGACGGAAAGCTAGCAGTAATCGAAAAAGTAAGAGGTAAGAATAAAACAATAAAGTGGTTTGATGAATGGATTGAAAAGAACGAGTTTGACTTATCGGATAAAACTTTGCTTTTATTCTATGCTCAAAATTATGACCAGTTGAAAATATTGAGAGAGACTTTGGAGTCAAAATATAAAATCAAAAATATTATTGAACAGGAAGTAGGTGCGGTTATAGGTACGCACTCAGGTCCGGGAGTTCTTGGATTAGGATTTTTAAACAAATAG